In Bacillus sp. Cs-700, one genomic interval encodes:
- a CDS encoding cytochrome c oxidase subunit 3, translating to MKSNETMTKLPANPERATLDGKNKFLGFWFFLGGETVLFASLFGVYLGLRNATNGGVTSNELFELPLVFIATMLLLTSSLTSVFATMALKTNHFKRMIGWFVVTGLLGLAFLGLEIYEFNHYVHEYGHTIKSSAWGSAFYTLVGTHGAHVFVGISWITILIIRNLRRGMNLYTAPKFYLFALYWHFIDVVWIFIFTVVYLMGKVG from the coding sequence ATGAAATCGAACGAAACAATGACTAAATTGCCTGCCAATCCAGAACGGGCTACATTAGATGGTAAAAATAAATTTCTTGGTTTCTGGTTCTTCCTCGGAGGCGAAACCGTGCTTTTCGCCTCGCTTTTTGGGGTATACTTAGGATTAAGGAATGCAACAAACGGTGGAGTTACATCGAATGAGTTGTTTGAACTTCCACTAGTCTTCATTGCAACTATGCTTTTATTAACGAGTAGTTTAACGTCTGTATTTGCAACTATGGCTCTTAAGACCAATCATTTTAAGCGGATGATTGGATGGTTTGTTGTAACAGGACTTCTTGGCCTTGCTTTCCTAGGCCTTGAGATTTATGAGTTTAATCACTATGTCCATGAATATGGTCACACGATTAAAAGTAGTGCATGGGGATCTGCTTTCTACACGTTAGTAGGTACTCACGGAGCTCACGTATTTGTGGGAATTTCCTGGATTACGATTCTTATTATTCGTAATCTAAGAAGAGGGATGAACCTGTATACGGCGCCGAAATTTTATCTCTTTGCTCTTTACTGGCACTTTATTGACGTTGTATGGATTTTCATCTTTACAGTCGTTTACCTAATGGGAAAGGTGGGTTAA
- the ctaD gene encoding cytochrome c oxidase subunit I: MSAHAYKKKNPVWDWLTTVDHKKIGILYLVSGAFFFLLGGLEAILLRVQLLYPEFDFVGAETFNQLLTMHGTTMIFLAAMPLIFGFMNAIVPLQIGARDVAFPFVNSLGFWLFSLGGVLLNLGWFMGGAPDAGWTGYAPLSTTSPGNGVDFYVLGLQISGIGTLIGGINFLVTIINMRAPGMTFMRMPLFTWSSFITSGLILFAFPALTIGLALLMFDRLFGSQFFAAEAGGNPIIYEHLFWIFGHPEVYILVLPAFGMFSEIIATFARKRLFGYSAMVFATALIGFLGFMVWVHHMFTVGLGPIANSIFAVATMLIAVPTGVKIFNWLFTMWGGKVSFPTANLFAVGFIPSFVLGGMTGVMLSVPPADYQYHDSYFVVAHFHYVIVGGVVFGLFAGMYYWWPKIFGTVLNEFLGKLHFWLFFIGFHLTFFPMHFLGLMGMPRRVYTYLSGQSLDEANFAATMGAFLMGLATIIMVWNIIQTSVKGKKAGNDPWDARTLEWAIASPAPEYNFAQTPLVRGLDAWWLEKRAGNKEMIAAEPLDDIHMPDSSILPLVLSLGLFIAALAAIYSSWIIAIGGLVITAGAMILRSVIDYHGYHIHKEDLPAEGREGK; the protein is encoded by the coding sequence GTGTCAGCACATGCTTATAAAAAGAAAAATCCTGTATGGGATTGGCTTACTACCGTTGACCATAAGAAGATCGGGATTCTGTATCTCGTTTCCGGTGCTTTCTTCTTTCTACTCGGTGGTTTAGAAGCGATCTTACTACGGGTGCAGTTGCTTTATCCAGAATTTGATTTCGTAGGAGCTGAAACATTTAACCAGTTGCTTACGATGCACGGGACGACAATGATCTTCCTGGCAGCCATGCCGCTCATATTTGGGTTTATGAATGCGATCGTGCCGCTCCAAATTGGGGCAAGAGACGTTGCGTTTCCATTTGTAAACTCCCTTGGCTTCTGGTTGTTTTCACTTGGTGGCGTGCTTTTGAACCTTGGTTGGTTCATGGGCGGCGCTCCGGATGCTGGTTGGACCGGGTATGCACCACTATCAACCACAAGTCCTGGTAACGGAGTTGACTTTTACGTACTTGGACTTCAGATTTCAGGTATCGGAACGTTAATCGGGGGAATTAACTTCCTAGTTACCATTATTAACATGCGAGCACCAGGTATGACCTTTATGCGTATGCCTTTGTTCACATGGTCTAGTTTTATTACATCAGGTCTTATTCTTTTTGCTTTCCCTGCACTTACAATTGGTCTTGCACTACTTATGTTTGATCGTTTGTTTGGTTCTCAGTTCTTTGCAGCTGAAGCAGGTGGAAACCCGATCATTTATGAACATCTTTTCTGGATCTTCGGGCACCCGGAAGTTTACATTCTTGTTCTTCCAGCTTTCGGTATGTTCTCTGAAATCATCGCAACTTTCGCAAGAAAGCGTCTTTTTGGTTATTCAGCAATGGTTTTCGCAACGGCTCTTATTGGTTTCTTAGGTTTCATGGTATGGGTTCACCATATGTTTACGGTTGGACTTGGCCCAATTGCAAACTCTATTTTTGCTGTTGCAACAATGTTAATCGCTGTTCCTACAGGTGTAAAAATCTTTAACTGGCTCTTCACAATGTGGGGAGGAAAAGTAAGTTTTCCAACGGCTAACTTATTTGCAGTAGGATTTATTCCTTCGTTTGTACTTGGCGGTATGACGGGGGTAATGCTAAGTGTGCCACCTGCTGACTATCAATACCATGATAGTTACTTCGTAGTTGCTCACTTCCACTACGTTATCGTTGGTGGGGTAGTATTTGGTCTCTTTGCTGGTATGTACTACTGGTGGCCGAAGATCTTTGGAACAGTATTAAACGAATTCCTTGGAAAGCTTCATTTCTGGTTATTCTTTATCGGTTTCCATTTAACGTTCTTCCCGATGCACTTCCTTGGACTTATGGGAATGCCGCGTCGAGTTTATACTTATCTTTCTGGTCAAAGTCTCGATGAAGCGAACTTCGCAGCAACGATGGGTGCTTTCTTAATGGGACTTGCAACGATTATTATGGTTTGGAACATTATCCAAACATCTGTTAAAGGTAAAAAAGCTGGAAATGACCCGTGGGATGCACGTACACTTGAATGGGCGATTGCATCACCTGCTCCAGAATATAACTTTGCTCAAACGCCACTTGTACGAGGCCTAGATGCCTGGTGGCTTGAAAAACGCGCAGGTAATAAGGAAATGATTGCGGCTGAGCCGTTAGATGATATTCATATGCCGGATTCTTCTATTCTTCCGCTTGTTCTTTCTCTTGGCTTATTTATTGCAGCTCTTGCAGCGATTTACTCAAGCTGGATAATTGCGATAGGTGGTCTTGTGATTACGGCAGGTGCGATGATTCTTCGCTCTGTCATTGATTATCACGGCTATCATATCCATAAGGAAGATCTGCCTGCTGAAGGGAGGGAAGGCAAATGA
- the ytvI gene encoding sporulation integral membrane protein YtvI gives MPKFLTKRFLLILLVIALLAVLAFWILPVSIPLILAFLSALALDPAVKLIQKNTKLKRYFPVIIVFTLFVILIALLGYFLITKVITEGIALVENSPLYIQNITQLWDNMESNMEAVSKSFPPEFVQEFTNQVDRFLENTKDTISSIDYLKIITIIVTGIPNYLVSIVVYLIALFLFLMDLPRLKKKSYSYLSVQTAEKVQFMTSRLSYVIFGFFKAQFLVSIIIFVVSLIGLLLITPKVALLMAFIIWVIDFIPIIGSIVILGPWAIYYLITGDIATGSQMAILAVVLLVIRRTVEPKVMGRHIGLSPLSTLISMYIGLKLLGIMGFIIGPILLIAFNSAREAGLIKFNFKL, from the coding sequence TTGCCAAAGTTCCTCACAAAACGATTCTTACTAATATTATTGGTCATTGCGCTTTTAGCAGTGCTTGCTTTCTGGATCTTACCCGTCTCCATTCCTCTTATTCTCGCGTTTCTCAGCGCCCTTGCCCTTGATCCAGCTGTTAAACTGATTCAAAAGAATACGAAACTGAAGCGGTATTTTCCAGTTATTATTGTGTTCACTTTATTTGTAATCCTCATTGCGTTATTAGGTTACTTCCTTATAACCAAAGTGATTACCGAAGGAATAGCGTTAGTCGAAAATTCCCCGCTGTACATACAAAACATTACTCAGTTGTGGGATAACATGGAATCAAACATGGAAGCTGTTTCAAAAAGTTTCCCCCCTGAATTCGTTCAGGAATTTACCAATCAAGTTGATCGATTCCTTGAAAACACGAAGGATACAATCAGCAGCATTGATTACTTAAAAATCATTACCATCATTGTTACAGGCATTCCAAATTATTTAGTCAGTATTGTTGTCTATTTAATTGCCCTTTTCTTGTTTTTAATGGATTTACCAAGACTTAAGAAAAAATCTTATTCTTATTTATCTGTCCAAACGGCTGAGAAAGTTCAATTTATGACGAGTCGTTTATCTTACGTTATTTTTGGGTTTTTTAAAGCGCAATTTCTTGTCAGCATCATCATTTTTGTCGTTAGTTTAATTGGCCTTTTATTGATTACACCAAAAGTGGCGCTTTTAATGGCCTTCATTATATGGGTGATTGATTTCATTCCAATTATTGGTTCGATTGTTATTCTTGGACCGTGGGCCATTTATTACTTGATTACAGGTGACATCGCAACGGGAAGTCAAATGGCGATCCTCGCCGTCGTTTTGCTTGTTATTCGACGAACAGTAGAACCTAAAGTAATGGGGCGTCATATTGGACTCTCTCCACTGTCTACGCTCATTTCGATGTACATCGGCTTAAAACTACTTGGCATTATGGGCTTTATTATCGGACCGATTCTTTTAATCGCATTCAATTCAGCAAGAGAAGCTGGACTAATTAAATTTAATTTTAAACTTTAA
- the coxB gene encoding cytochrome c oxidase subunit II, with the protein MKRWRNVWRFLPLLSVIALALTGCGNEQLTAMLPKGEGAEMQFNLMMLSLYIMIGVFVVVALIYTVVLVRFRRRGESDNEIPEQTEGNVVLEILWTVVPIILLLILAVPTVMTTFALDEGTEKVPEGATVIKVTAHQYWWEFEYPDLEVKTSQDLYIPTGERVYFELVSKDVTHSFWVPTLGGKMDTNTATTNKMWLNAQEPGTYYGKCAELCGPSHALMDFKVIAQEKEDFEAWAEKMKEAGSQAASDQAAQGEEIFANSCIGCHAVGSEGGNTGPNLTNFGDREKVAGILDHTDQNIKDWISNPSEFKPGNNMPAFGDQLNDEELDALVVYLQGLKVEE; encoded by the coding sequence ATGAAACGTTGGAGAAATGTTTGGCGTTTTTTACCACTGCTATCGGTAATTGCGTTAGCGCTTACGGGTTGCGGGAACGAACAGCTAACAGCTATGCTTCCTAAGGGAGAAGGGGCTGAAATGCAATTTAATCTCATGATGTTAAGCCTTTACATCATGATCGGGGTTTTCGTTGTAGTAGCACTCATTTATACAGTTGTGCTTGTTCGTTTCAGACGCCGTGGTGAAAGCGACAATGAAATTCCAGAGCAAACGGAAGGTAACGTAGTTCTTGAGATTCTATGGACAGTTGTTCCGATTATTCTTCTTTTGATCCTTGCCGTACCGACAGTTATGACGACGTTTGCATTGGACGAAGGAACTGAAAAAGTGCCTGAAGGTGCAACCGTTATCAAGGTAACAGCACACCAATACTGGTGGGAATTTGAATATCCGGATCTTGAAGTGAAAACGTCTCAAGATTTATACATCCCAACTGGAGAAAGAGTTTATTTTGAACTCGTTTCCAAGGATGTAACGCATTCATTTTGGGTGCCAACTTTAGGCGGGAAAATGGATACGAACACAGCTACAACGAATAAAATGTGGCTGAATGCTCAGGAACCTGGTACATATTATGGTAAGTGTGCTGAGCTATGTGGACCATCACACGCATTGATGGACTTTAAAGTAATTGCTCAAGAAAAAGAAGACTTTGAAGCTTGGGCAGAGAAAATGAAAGAAGCCGGTTCACAAGCAGCTTCTGATCAAGCAGCTCAAGGGGAAGAAATCTTCGCAAACAGCTGTATTGGGTGTCACGCTGTAGGTAGTGAAGGCGGTAACACCGGTCCAAACTTAACAAACTTTGGAGATCGTGAAAAAGTCGCTGGAATTCTTGATCATACAGATCAGAACATTAAAGACTGGATCAGTAATCCTTCAGAATTCAAGCCAGGTAATAACATGCCTGCTTTTGGCGATCAGCTAAATGATGAAGAGCTTGATGCTTTAGTTGTTTACTTGCAAGGACTAAAAGTTGAAGAATAG
- a CDS encoding cytochrome C oxidase subunit IV family protein, whose protein sequence is MAHHEGHDTLSEHDQSHLDIHHKIAHEKEFKQQIVSFAMMIFLTMIAFVAVASDAISDAFTVIFIMILAGIQLVFQLYMFMHLSHKGHQYPAWGIFFGVFVAGTCVVGLMGMIW, encoded by the coding sequence ATGGCACATCATGAAGGTCATGATACACTGTCAGAGCACGACCAAAGTCATCTCGACATTCATCACAAGATTGCTCATGAAAAGGAATTTAAGCAACAGATTGTTTCTTTTGCCATGATGATTTTCCTAACGATGATTGCATTTGTAGCTGTAGCAAGTGATGCGATCTCTGATGCTTTTACCGTTATTTTCATCATGATTCTTGCAGGTATTCAGCTGGTATTTCAACTTTATATGTTTATGCATTTAAGCCACAAAGGTCATCAGTATCCAGCATGGGGGATTTTCTTCGGAGTATTCGTAGCTGGTACTTGTGTAGTTGGACTAATGGGCATGATCTGGTAA
- the pyc gene encoding pyruvate carboxylase encodes MTAISKILVANRGEIAIRIFRACTELNIRTVAIYSKEDSGSYHRYKADEAYLVGEDKKPIDAYLDIEGIIEIAKANNIDAIHPGYGFLSENLQFAKRCEEEGIIFIGPELEHLRMFGDKVEARKQAILAGLPVIPGTDGPVEGLDEVKAFADENGYPLMIKAALGGGGRGMRIVRSQEALADAYDRAKSEAKAAFGADDIYVEKFVENPKHIEVQILGDKHGNTIHLYERDCSVQRRHQKVVEVAPSVSLSEDARREICEAAVKLMENVQYVNAGTVEFLVNQSGEFYFIEVNPRVQVEHTITEMITGIDIVQSQIMIAEGENIHGERLGIPEQEAIDCHGYAIQCRVTTEDPENNFMPDTGKLMAYRSGGGFGVRLDAGNAYQGAVITPYYDSLLVKLSTWALSFDHASSKMVRNLKEFRIRGIKTNIAFLENVMKHENFRSGVYDTSFIDSSPELFVFPKRKDRGTKMLSYIGNITVNGFPGLDKKKKPTFPKRRVPHLKYSEEIPRGTKQILDEEGAEGLVQWVKEQKKTLLTDTTFRDGHQSLLATRMRTTDLLHIAGPTARMMPNLFSMEMWGGATFDVSLRYLKEDPWDRLIKLRKQVPNVMFQMLLRASNAVGYKNYPDNLIREFVQKSADAGIDVFRIFDSLNWVEGMTKAIEAVRETGKIAEASICYTGDISDPSKSKYNLTYYQELAKELEQAGAHILGIKDMAGLLKPHAAYELVSTLKETVSIPIHLHTHDTSGNGIYTYAKAIEAGVDIVDVAVSSMAGLTSQPSANSLYYALDGSDRKPDIYINALEQLSHYWEDTRKYYSGFESGMTAPHTEVYEHEMPGGQYSNLQQQAKGVGLGERWDEVKRMYRRVNEMFGDIVKVTPSSKVVGDMALYMVQNNLTEDDVYERGETLDFPDSVVELFQGYLGQPYQGFPKELQQIILKGREPITTRPGELLEPVNFTDLKETLYHKLNRQVTSHDLISYALYPKVYLEYEEVQEMFGDVSVLDTPTFLYGMRLGEEVEVEIEQGKTLIVKLVSIGEPNIEGKRTLYFELNGQPREVVIKDENIKTAIAAKPKADRANPNHIGATMPGTVIKVLVDKGERVNKGDHLMITEAMKMETTVQAPRSGVVEHIHVANGEGIESGDLLLEMNE; translated from the coding sequence ATGACCGCTATTTCAAAAATTCTAGTCGCCAACCGAGGAGAAATCGCAATTCGTATTTTTCGTGCCTGTACGGAGTTAAATATCCGGACAGTCGCGATCTATTCAAAAGAAGACAGTGGTTCTTATCATCGATATAAAGCAGATGAAGCTTATCTTGTTGGAGAAGATAAGAAGCCGATCGATGCTTATCTTGACATTGAGGGAATTATTGAAATTGCCAAAGCAAATAACATCGATGCGATCCATCCTGGCTATGGTTTTCTTTCTGAAAACCTTCAGTTCGCTAAACGCTGTGAAGAAGAAGGCATCATATTTATTGGTCCAGAGCTTGAACACCTCAGAATGTTTGGAGATAAAGTGGAGGCGAGAAAGCAAGCCATTCTTGCGGGTCTTCCTGTTATCCCTGGAACAGATGGCCCGGTGGAAGGACTAGATGAAGTAAAGGCTTTTGCTGATGAAAATGGCTATCCTCTGATGATAAAAGCTGCTCTTGGTGGCGGTGGAAGAGGAATGCGAATTGTTCGAAGTCAGGAAGCGCTGGCGGATGCATACGATCGTGCGAAATCAGAAGCGAAAGCAGCTTTTGGGGCCGATGATATTTATGTGGAGAAGTTTGTCGAGAATCCTAAGCACATTGAAGTTCAAATTCTTGGAGATAAACATGGAAATACGATTCATCTCTATGAAAGAGACTGCTCTGTCCAACGTCGTCATCAAAAAGTTGTTGAAGTAGCACCAAGCGTATCTCTTAGTGAGGATGCTAGAAGAGAGATATGTGAAGCTGCAGTTAAGCTGATGGAAAATGTACAGTACGTTAACGCAGGTACAGTAGAATTTCTAGTTAATCAAAGCGGTGAGTTTTATTTTATAGAAGTAAATCCCCGCGTGCAGGTTGAACATACAATTACAGAAATGATTACGGGAATCGACATTGTGCAATCACAAATAATGATTGCAGAAGGTGAAAATATTCATGGTGAGCGCCTCGGTATTCCAGAGCAAGAGGCCATCGACTGTCACGGATATGCCATTCAATGTCGTGTTACAACAGAAGATCCGGAGAACAACTTTATGCCAGACACCGGAAAGCTTATGGCTTATCGCTCAGGTGGTGGCTTTGGCGTTCGTCTGGATGCAGGGAATGCTTACCAGGGCGCGGTTATTACGCCGTACTATGATTCATTACTTGTTAAGCTTTCGACCTGGGCACTAAGCTTTGACCATGCTTCATCTAAAATGGTCAGAAATTTAAAAGAATTCCGGATTAGAGGAATTAAAACAAATATTGCTTTCCTTGAAAATGTAATGAAACACGAGAATTTCCGATCAGGTGTTTATGATACGTCATTCATAGATTCATCACCAGAGTTGTTTGTGTTTCCAAAGCGAAAGGACCGCGGAACGAAGATGCTTTCGTACATTGGGAATATTACGGTTAATGGATTTCCTGGTCTTGATAAAAAGAAAAAACCAACATTTCCAAAAAGAAGGGTGCCACATTTAAAATACAGTGAAGAAATCCCTCGAGGTACGAAGCAAATTCTTGATGAAGAAGGGGCAGAGGGACTTGTACAATGGGTGAAAGAGCAGAAGAAGACTTTGCTCACCGACACGACATTCCGAGATGGGCATCAATCGCTCCTCGCCACAAGAATGCGTACAACAGATTTACTTCACATTGCAGGTCCAACAGCGAGAATGATGCCGAATTTGTTTTCAATGGAAATGTGGGGCGGTGCAACGTTTGATGTTTCTCTCCGCTACTTAAAAGAAGATCCGTGGGATCGTTTAATAAAATTGAGAAAGCAAGTGCCGAACGTCATGTTCCAAATGTTACTCCGCGCTTCGAATGCCGTCGGTTATAAGAATTATCCAGATAACTTAATTCGTGAATTTGTACAAAAGTCTGCTGATGCTGGTATTGACGTATTCCGTATATTTGATAGTTTGAACTGGGTGGAAGGTATGACAAAGGCCATCGAGGCAGTGCGTGAAACAGGGAAGATTGCTGAAGCATCGATTTGTTATACAGGGGATATCTCTGATCCCTCTAAATCAAAATACAACTTAACTTATTATCAGGAGCTTGCTAAAGAGTTAGAACAAGCAGGAGCACATATTCTTGGTATAAAGGACATGGCTGGACTTTTGAAACCACATGCCGCATATGAACTCGTTTCAACTTTAAAGGAAACAGTCTCAATCCCAATCCACCTTCATACGCATGATACGAGCGGTAACGGAATCTATACATACGCAAAAGCCATTGAGGCAGGCGTAGATATTGTAGATGTAGCAGTAAGCTCTATGGCGGGGTTAACATCTCAACCAAGTGCCAATTCCTTGTATTATGCACTTGATGGTTCAGACAGAAAGCCGGACATCTATATCAATGCGCTAGAGCAATTGTCTCATTACTGGGAGGATACTCGAAAATATTATAGCGGGTTTGAAAGTGGCATGACAGCTCCGCACACTGAAGTGTACGAGCATGAAATGCCAGGCGGGCAATATAGTAACCTTCAACAGCAAGCAAAAGGTGTTGGTTTAGGAGAACGCTGGGATGAAGTTAAGCGGATGTACCGAAGAGTTAATGAAATGTTTGGTGATATTGTAAAAGTAACCCCTTCTTCAAAAGTGGTCGGAGATATGGCGCTATACATGGTCCAAAATAACTTAACTGAAGACGACGTTTATGAACGTGGTGAAACGCTTGATTTTCCTGATTCTGTAGTTGAGCTATTCCAGGGTTACCTTGGTCAGCCTTATCAAGGATTCCCAAAAGAACTACAGCAAATTATTCTTAAAGGGAGAGAGCCCATTACGACAAGGCCGGGTGAACTGCTCGAACCTGTGAATTTTACAGATTTGAAAGAGACTCTTTACCACAAACTAAATCGTCAAGTCACGAGCCATGATCTTATCTCTTACGCTCTCTATCCAAAAGTCTATCTAGAGTATGAAGAGGTTCAAGAAATGTTTGGTGACGTATCTGTTCTTGATACGCCAACCTTCCTCTATGGCATGCGTTTAGGTGAAGAAGTTGAAGTAGAGATTGAACAAGGTAAAACATTGATTGTAAAACTAGTATCCATCGGAGAGCCAAACATAGAAGGAAAGCGTACGCTTTACTTTGAGTTGAATGGTCAGCCTCGTGAAGTAGTTATTAAAGATGAAAATATTAAAACTGCTATAGCCGCTAAACCAAAAGCAGATCGCGCTAATCCTAACCACATTGGTGCAACAATGCCTGGAACAGTGATCAAGGTACTTGTTGATAAAGGAGAGAGAGTAAACAAAGGCGATCATCTAATGATTACAGAAGCGATGAAAATGGAAACAACTGTTCAAGCTCCTCGAAGTGGGGTTGTGGAACATATCCATGTAGCAAATGGTGAGGGTATTGAATCAGGAGATCTATTGTTAGAAATGAACGAATGA
- a CDS encoding Asp23/Gls24 family envelope stress response protein — protein MRKPLQQGSLTISENVIDFILEVAIKETEGIHSIEAPVKKTLRKMVGKGKRSSFQYENMQEDGGLALKVEVAIDFGEVIPYTCFVLQERIKNDVEKMTGLQVDEVNVVVASLHLEVDDEQI, from the coding sequence ATGAGAAAACCACTTCAACAAGGAAGCCTGACCATCTCAGAAAACGTGATTGATTTTATTTTAGAAGTTGCAATAAAAGAGACAGAGGGGATCCACTCGATTGAAGCGCCAGTTAAAAAAACGCTGAGGAAGATGGTTGGGAAAGGAAAGCGATCATCTTTCCAGTATGAAAACATGCAGGAAGATGGGGGATTAGCGTTAAAGGTAGAGGTAGCTATTGATTTTGGTGAAGTTATTCCATACACATGCTTCGTTCTCCAAGAACGAATTAAAAATGATGTTGAAAAAATGACTGGGTTACAGGTAGATGAAGTGAACGTTGTTGTTGCAAGTTTGCATTTAGAAGTGGATGATGAGCAGATTTAA
- a CDS encoding heme A synthase, translating into MNKLLKLFGILTSFGMLLVLLMGAVVTKTGSGDGCGNSWPLCYGKVLPEAPEIETIIEVSHRIVSAALGLLVIILAIWTWRKIGHLRETKFLAIASVFLIVFQGLLGAAAVVWGQSDIILASHFGFSLASFASVVLLTILVFEASGNQKTPHVPKRIRIHLYAITIYSYIVVYTGALVRHTGASMACENVPFCSDGQLFAVTGPQGIQMLHRTAAIFIFVWLLYILIIGLKEFKSKGTMRTGLIVSFVFVSLQALSGMLVVISNLNLFLALFHGLFISGLFTVLLYLVMLSLRSGRQ; encoded by the coding sequence GTGAATAAATTGTTGAAATTATTCGGGATTTTAACTTCGTTTGGCATGTTACTCGTTCTATTAATGGGTGCTGTCGTAACAAAAACTGGATCAGGTGACGGCTGTGGTAACTCCTGGCCGCTCTGCTATGGAAAGGTTCTGCCTGAGGCACCTGAAATTGAAACGATTATTGAAGTCAGTCACAGAATCGTTTCAGCAGCTTTAGGACTCCTCGTTATTATTCTTGCGATATGGACATGGAGAAAAATAGGACATCTTCGCGAAACGAAATTTCTAGCGATTGCTTCCGTATTCTTAATTGTCTTCCAAGGATTGCTTGGCGCTGCTGCTGTTGTTTGGGGGCAGTCAGATATTATCCTTGCTTCACACTTTGGTTTTTCGCTAGCTAGTTTTGCAAGTGTCGTTCTTTTAACCATTCTCGTATTTGAAGCTTCGGGTAATCAAAAAACGCCTCATGTCCCTAAGCGTATTCGCATTCATTTGTACGCGATCACCATTTATTCCTATATTGTGGTTTATACAGGTGCGCTAGTACGCCATACAGGGGCGAGCATGGCATGCGAGAATGTCCCGTTTTGTAGCGATGGTCAACTTTTTGCGGTAACTGGACCGCAAGGAATTCAAATGTTACACCGAACGGCAGCAATATTCATTTTTGTTTGGCTGCTTTATATTTTAATTATTGGGTTGAAAGAGTTTAAATCTAAAGGAACAATGCGAACAGGTCTTATTGTTTCGTTTGTGTTTGTAAGTTTACAGGCCTTGAGCGGTATGCTTGTTGTCATTTCAAATCTAAATTTATTTCTTGCTCTTTTCCACGGACTTTTTATATCTGGACTCTTTACTGTTCTGCTCTACCTTGTCATGCTTTCCTTACGAAGTGGCAGACAATAA
- the cyoE gene encoding heme o synthase translates to MSKARTAYEASNRVMEPGPLSEANPSGTWKDFLTLTKLGIVFDNLITAFTGLWVASVAAGFDLFANPMVLILTMLGTAFVVAGGTSLNNYIDRDIDQVMARTNTRPSVTGKIPANQVLFVGLGLSIAGTIMLLIVEPMAALLGLLGLVIYVVLYTMWTKRTTSLNTVVGSFSGALPPLIGWAAIDPNLSPVAWGMFLIMFIWQPPHFLALAMKRVDDYRDAGIPMLPVVAGFPMTKRQIVLYTAALVPVSLLLYSFGPVYITVAAILGFGWLAIGIAGFFMKDDIKWARIMFVYSLNYITILFIVMIAVNINP, encoded by the coding sequence TTGAGTAAAGCTAGAACTGCATATGAAGCTTCGAACCGCGTTATGGAACCAGGTCCGTTATCAGAGGCAAATCCGTCTGGTACTTGGAAGGATTTCTTAACACTTACGAAATTAGGAATTGTTTTTGATAATTTAATTACCGCATTCACTGGACTATGGGTTGCCTCAGTTGCTGCAGGATTTGATCTATTCGCTAATCCAATGGTACTTATTCTTACAATGTTGGGAACAGCTTTTGTTGTTGCCGGGGGAACATCGTTGAATAATTACATTGACCGTGATATTGATCAGGTGATGGCGAGAACAAACACACGTCCATCTGTAACCGGTAAAATTCCAGCAAACCAGGTATTATTTGTAGGTCTCGGGCTATCAATAGCTGGAACGATCATGTTGCTAATCGTTGAACCGATGGCAGCGTTGCTAGGTCTATTAGGGCTTGTGATCTACGTTGTGCTCTACACAATGTGGACAAAACGGACAACTTCATTGAATACGGTTGTTGGCTCGTTTTCTGGTGCGCTTCCGCCACTTATTGGCTGGGCGGCAATCGACCCAAACTTAAGTCCAGTAGCATGGGGAATGTTCTTGATTATGTTTATCTGGCAGCCGCCTCACTTCCTCGCACTCGCGATGAAGCGGGTAGATGATTATCGAGATGCTGGAATTCCAATGTTGCCAGTTGTGGCAGGATTTCCAATGACCAAGCGCCAAATTGTATTATATACAGCTGCACTTGTGCCAGTTTCCCTATTGCTTTACAGCTTTGGGCCAGTATATATTACCGTGGCAGCCATTCTTGGTTTCGGCTGGCTCGCAATTGGCATAGCAGGATTTTTTATGAAGGATGATATAAAATGGGCGCGAATTATGTTTGTATACTCGCTTAACTATATTACAATCCTATTCATTGTTATGATTGCTGTAAATATTAATCCTTAA